The following are encoded together in the Euzebya sp. genome:
- a CDS encoding DUF2157 domain-containing protein, whose amino-acid sequence MPTAPTAGAATGEVTMRIVLEERLDVWVREGLVSADQADRIRAREGRAGRDDDRRSVLAESIGYLGAALTVVATGLVLGEWWDRIAPWGRLVLALTLTVAVFAAGWVLRHRESGTIRRLTSVLWFATAVGVAASAGLAAEQADLADRATALVVAVCTTVAAAALHRRRPAPLQVVALAAGVIGVAMTALAYPEASVDELYTGLLLWAVGVAFLLLGAGGWLMPPRTTQVVGLLAIGVGCQVAAFGEPGAVGLVLALVSAGALLWVATAIADTVLLSFAVAGVFVFAPQAVFEFFADSIGAPLALLLAGLLLVAAAVGLVVLRREITEVDR is encoded by the coding sequence GTGCCGACCGCGCCCACGGCGGGCGCAGCGACCGGTGAGGTGACGATGCGGATCGTGCTCGAGGAGCGCCTCGACGTCTGGGTGCGCGAGGGCCTGGTCAGCGCCGACCAGGCCGATCGGATCCGGGCGAGGGAGGGGCGGGCCGGCCGGGACGACGACCGGCGGTCCGTGCTCGCCGAGTCGATCGGCTACCTGGGCGCCGCGCTGACCGTGGTCGCCACCGGCCTCGTGCTCGGCGAGTGGTGGGACCGGATCGCACCGTGGGGTCGGCTGGTGCTGGCGCTCACGCTGACCGTCGCGGTGTTCGCAGCCGGGTGGGTGCTGCGGCACCGGGAGAGCGGCACCATCCGGCGCCTGACCAGCGTGCTCTGGTTCGCGACGGCCGTCGGCGTCGCCGCGAGCGCGGGGCTGGCCGCCGAGCAGGCCGACCTGGCCGACCGGGCGACGGCCCTGGTCGTCGCGGTCTGCACGACGGTGGCGGCGGCAGCGCTGCACCGCCGCCGCCCGGCACCGCTGCAGGTCGTCGCGCTGGCGGCCGGCGTCATCGGGGTCGCGATGACGGCCCTCGCCTACCCCGAGGCCTCCGTCGACGAGCTCTACACAGGCCTGCTCCTGTGGGCCGTCGGCGTCGCGTTCCTCCTCCTCGGCGCCGGCGGCTGGCTGATGCCGCCCCGGACCACGCAGGTGGTGGGCCTGCTGGCCATCGGCGTTGGCTGCCAGGTCGCCGCGTTCGGCGAGCCCGGCGCGGTCGGGCTCGTCCTCGCCCTCGTGTCCGCCGGGGCCCTCCTGTGGGTGGCGACCGCCATCGCCGACACGGTGCTGCTGAGCTTCGCCGTCGCCGGGGTCTTCGTCTTCGCACCCCAGGCCGTGTTCGAGTTCTTCGCCGACTCGATCGGCGCGCCCCTCGCCCTGCTCCTCGCCGGTCTGCTGCTGGTCGCCGCCGCCGTCGGGCTGGTCGTCCTCCGCCGCGAGATCACCGAGGTGGACCGGTGA
- a CDS encoding ABC transporter permease, with protein MSAVALRPDAERRGGPSSGTAAMVRLHLRTSWRGLLGWPVAIAVALGGTAAGVGGLYAEAEDRAVYAATVGDSPATVAFNGAPLDLGTIGGIAAFEGGFFALLLIPMIAVHLAIAHTRRPEEAGLAELVTAARVGRMAPLLSGAVVVGLALALAGALTWAGMAAAGVAVEGAALYSAGVLGLTLVFAAVGLVAAELAQTARSAYLIGVTVVSATFVARAAVDVTLLPDDVVEGLWATPMGWMSAIRPFGDPAAWPFAALLATTAVALGAAIWVRGRRDLGAGVVAERRGPARGDVRTVRGLAWRLLRTAAIAWVVGATVAGSAFGLLAREVRVLTESNPALAEVIGGAATDNLMGFGLVLVALLAAAAAAQSIGRLVQEEGAGRTGLVLATATTRMRWWAVLASLPTGIALVALLSGGAGLGVGAWVSDGDVASVGTALSAALWYLPALAAVVGLSAVGATAGARSLPVGWVVVGWATAVAFLGDALDLPPWARDLSVRAHVGLVPAADGAPTAAALLAALGVGLTAVSAWRFARRDRRAG; from the coding sequence ATGAGCGCGGTCGCGCTCCGCCCGGACGCGGAGCGCCGCGGCGGCCCGTCGAGCGGCACGGCGGCCATGGTCCGCCTGCACCTGCGGACGTCCTGGCGCGGCCTCCTCGGCTGGCCGGTGGCGATCGCGGTCGCGCTGGGCGGGACCGCGGCCGGGGTGGGCGGGCTGTACGCCGAGGCCGAGGACCGGGCGGTGTACGCCGCGACGGTCGGGGACTCCCCGGCCACCGTGGCCTTCAACGGCGCGCCCCTGGACCTCGGGACGATCGGTGGCATCGCGGCGTTCGAAGGCGGCTTCTTCGCGCTGCTGCTCATCCCGATGATCGCCGTGCACCTGGCCATCGCCCACACCCGCCGGCCGGAGGAGGCGGGCCTCGCCGAGCTGGTGACCGCCGCAAGGGTGGGGAGGATGGCGCCCCTGCTGTCGGGAGCGGTCGTGGTCGGGCTCGCCCTGGCGCTCGCCGGTGCCCTCACCTGGGCCGGCATGGCCGCGGCCGGCGTGGCGGTGGAGGGGGCCGCGCTCTACAGCGCGGGGGTGCTGGGCCTCACCCTGGTCTTCGCGGCCGTCGGGCTGGTCGCCGCCGAGCTCGCCCAGACCGCGCGGAGCGCCTACCTCATCGGGGTGACCGTCGTCTCGGCCACCTTCGTCGCGCGCGCCGCCGTCGACGTCACCCTGCTGCCGGACGACGTCGTCGAGGGGTTGTGGGCGACGCCGATGGGGTGGATGTCGGCGATCCGGCCCTTCGGGGATCCGGCGGCGTGGCCGTTCGCGGCGCTCCTCGCGACGACGGCCGTGGCGCTGGGCGCGGCGATCTGGGTCCGGGGCCGCCGCGACCTCGGCGCCGGGGTCGTGGCCGAGCGACGCGGTCCAGCCCGCGGGGACGTCCGCACCGTCCGCGGGCTGGCCTGGCGGCTGCTGCGGACCGCCGCGATCGCGTGGGTGGTGGGCGCGACCGTGGCCGGGTCGGCGTTCGGCCTGCTGGCACGGGAGGTGCGGGTGCTGACCGAGTCGAACCCGGCGCTCGCCGAGGTGATCGGCGGGGCGGCGACGGACAACCTGATGGGCTTCGGGCTGGTGCTGGTCGCGCTGCTCGCGGCCGCGGCCGCGGCGCAGTCGATCGGCCGTCTGGTCCAGGAGGAGGGCGCCGGCCGAACCGGGCTGGTGCTCGCCACCGCGACGACCCGGATGCGCTGGTGGGCGGTCCTGGCCAGCCTGCCGACGGGCATCGCGCTGGTGGCACTCCTCAGCGGCGGTGCGGGTCTCGGCGTCGGCGCGTGGGTGTCCGACGGCGACGTGGCATCGGTCGGGACCGCCCTGTCCGCGGCGCTGTGGTACCTGCCGGCCCTCGCCGCCGTCGTGGGCCTGTCCGCGGTCGGCGCGACGGCCGGCGCCCGGTCGCTGCCCGTCGGCTGGGTCGTCGTCGGCTGGGCCACCGCGGTGGCGTTCCTCGGCGATGCGCTGGACCTGCCGCCCTGGGCGCGGGACCTGTCGGTGCGCGCCCACGTGGGCCTCGTGCCCGCCGCGGACGGGGCCCCCACCGCCGCGGCCCTGCTCGCCGCGCTCGGCGTCGGTCTGACGGCGGTGAGCGCGTGGCGGTTCGCGCGGCGGGACCGCCGGGCGGGCTGA
- a CDS encoding ATP-binding cassette domain-containing protein encodes MRQRLPDTLPIRAEGLVKRFGDVTALDGLDLEVRHGEVHGFLGPNGAGKSTTIRAILGHLRLDRGRAQVFGLDPWTDAVTIHGRLAYVPGDVALWPSLTGGECIDLLGSLQGSQDRDRRDELVDRFRLDPTRRTRTYSKGNRQKVALVAALATDAELLVLDEPTAGLDPLMESVFQQCIREAVAEGRTVLLSSHILGEVEALCDRVTILRDGRAVRTGTLAELAQDAGTTVTVITPEPMPGLAEVDGVEVLESTPGADGVRTVARVGGASLAGAVSVIGGAAPTHLVVEPPSLDELFLQHYSQAAEGVRR; translated from the coding sequence ATGAGGCAGCGACTGCCAGACACCCTACCCATCCGCGCGGAGGGGCTCGTCAAGCGCTTCGGCGACGTGACCGCGCTCGACGGCCTCGACCTCGAGGTGCGCCACGGCGAGGTCCACGGGTTCCTCGGCCCCAACGGCGCCGGCAAGTCCACGACCATCCGGGCGATCCTGGGCCACCTCCGTCTCGACCGTGGACGTGCGCAGGTCTTCGGGCTCGACCCGTGGACCGACGCGGTCACCATCCACGGGCGCCTGGCCTACGTCCCCGGCGACGTCGCCCTCTGGCCCTCGTTGACCGGCGGTGAGTGCATCGACCTGCTGGGCTCGTTGCAGGGCAGCCAGGACCGCGACCGCCGCGACGAGCTGGTCGACCGGTTCCGCCTGGACCCGACCCGCCGGACGCGCACGTACTCGAAGGGCAACCGGCAGAAGGTCGCGCTGGTGGCGGCGCTCGCCACCGATGCCGAGCTGCTGGTCCTCGACGAGCCCACGGCCGGCCTGGACCCGCTGATGGAGTCGGTGTTCCAGCAGTGCATCCGCGAGGCGGTCGCCGAGGGCCGGACCGTGCTGCTGTCCAGCCACATCCTCGGCGAGGTCGAGGCGCTCTGCGACCGGGTGACCATCCTGCGCGACGGCCGGGCGGTCCGGACCGGCACGCTGGCCGAGCTGGCCCAGGACGCCGGCACCACCGTGACGGTGATCACGCCGGAACCGATGCCCGGGCTCGCGGAGGTCGACGGCGTCGAGGTGCTCGAGTCCACACCGGGCGCGGACGGGGTCCGCACGGTCGCACGGGTCGGGGGCGCCTCGCTCGCCGGCGCCGTGTCGGTCATCGGCGGCGCGGCGCCCACGCACCTCGTCGTGGAGCCCCCGAGCCTCGACGAGCTCTTCCTGCAGCACTACAGCCAGGCCGCCGAGGGGGTCAGGCGATGA
- a CDS encoding TetR/AcrR family transcriptional regulator, whose translation MAGLRAQKKAATMRHVQGVAMDLFDAHGFDAVTIEQVAAAAEVSPRTVYRYFGTKEGLVLSDEQDEHLLEAVVARLDRTELREAFLDAVRESGPELLEADLDLARRRVRLMVEVPAVRAAGLLVMDQLVQHVWDALPDAARRDPIVDRARVAAVLWPVFTGLETWYLEGSDEPLDRLLVRILEDAAPRG comes from the coding sequence ATGGCAGGGCTGCGCGCGCAGAAGAAGGCCGCCACGATGCGGCACGTCCAGGGCGTCGCCATGGACCTCTTCGACGCGCACGGCTTCGACGCGGTCACGATCGAGCAGGTCGCCGCCGCGGCGGAGGTCTCGCCCCGGACCGTCTACCGGTACTTCGGGACCAAGGAGGGGCTGGTCCTCAGCGACGAGCAGGACGAGCACCTCCTCGAGGCCGTCGTGGCGCGCCTGGACCGCACGGAGCTGCGCGAGGCGTTCCTCGACGCCGTGCGCGAGTCGGGCCCCGAGCTCCTCGAGGCCGACCTCGACCTCGCTCGACGGCGGGTGCGCCTGATGGTGGAGGTGCCCGCGGTCCGCGCAGCGGGGCTGCTGGTCATGGACCAGCTGGTCCAGCACGTCTGGGATGCGCTCCCGGACGCCGCTCGCCGGGACCCCATCGTCGACCGGGCGCGGGTCGCCGCCGTCCTGTGGCCCGTCTTCACCGGTCTCGAGACCTGGTACCTGGAGGGGTCGGACGAGCCGCTCGACCGGTTGCTGGTGCGGATACTCGAAGACGCGGCCCCCCGCGGCTGA
- a CDS encoding PEP-utilizing enzyme, producing the protein MILRGTPASPGIGSGPVRVIRDLDDFGTFRRGDVLVCATTSPAWTPLLTRAVAVVTERGGILSHAAIVARELGVPAVTGVADAMAVLADDQRVVVDGSLGTVTADQGPRR; encoded by the coding sequence GTGATCCTCCGCGGCACGCCCGCGAGCCCCGGCATCGGCAGCGGACCGGTCCGGGTCATCCGCGACCTGGACGACTTCGGCACCTTCCGACGCGGCGACGTGCTCGTCTGCGCGACGACGTCACCGGCGTGGACGCCGTTGCTGACCCGCGCCGTGGCCGTCGTGACCGAGCGGGGAGGGATCCTCTCCCACGCCGCGATCGTGGCCCGCGAGCTCGGCGTCCCCGCCGTCACCGGGGTTGCCGACGCCATGGCGGTGCTGGCGGACGACCAGCGCGTCGTCGTCGACGGCAGCCTCGGGACGGTCACCGCCGACCAGGGCCCACGCCGGTGA
- a CDS encoding sensor histidine kinase encodes MDRPPGLSVRLKLTLSYAGVVVLTGAALLATVWVFLLRYVPDQATRGPGPYSPTRSDLLEAFAPRAAQALVLLLVVGLVGGWFLAGQVLAPLTRITSATRRAAGGSLSHRIHLEGGQDEFRELADAFDAMLSRLEAHVAEQQRFAANASHELRTPLAVTQTLLDVAIQDPDHDTGELLARLRVVNDRAIDLTEALLALSRADRGPVAREVVDLSLVAEEATEALLPLAESHGVTIETVGEVAHAAGSRALLLQMTTNLLHNAVVHNLPDGGTVQVTTATGDGTATLRVENTGERVLPHVVPTLTEPFQRGGGRARHGHAGVGLGLAIVDRIARAHEGRLTLCPGPAGGLTVTVALPEVTFDLSSTER; translated from the coding sequence GTGGATAGGCCGCCCGGGCTCAGCGTCCGCCTCAAGCTGACCCTCAGCTACGCCGGCGTCGTCGTGCTGACCGGGGCGGCGCTGCTCGCGACGGTGTGGGTGTTCCTGCTCCGCTACGTCCCCGACCAGGCCACGCGGGGTCCCGGCCCGTACAGCCCGACCCGGTCGGACCTGTTGGAGGCCTTCGCCCCCCGGGCGGCGCAGGCGCTGGTGCTGCTGCTCGTCGTGGGACTGGTCGGCGGCTGGTTCCTCGCCGGGCAGGTGCTCGCGCCGCTGACGCGCATCACGAGCGCCACGCGGCGGGCCGCGGGCGGCTCGCTGTCGCACCGGATCCACCTGGAGGGCGGCCAGGACGAGTTCCGCGAGCTGGCCGACGCCTTCGACGCGATGCTGTCCCGCCTCGAGGCCCACGTCGCGGAGCAGCAGCGGTTCGCCGCCAACGCCTCCCACGAGCTGCGGACGCCCCTGGCGGTCACCCAGACCCTGCTCGACGTCGCCATCCAGGACCCGGACCACGACACCGGGGAGCTGCTGGCGCGCCTCCGGGTCGTCAACGACCGGGCGATCGACCTCACGGAGGCCCTGCTCGCGCTCAGCCGCGCCGACCGCGGACCCGTCGCCCGCGAGGTCGTCGACCTGTCCCTGGTCGCGGAGGAGGCGACCGAGGCGCTCCTCCCGCTCGCGGAGTCCCACGGCGTCACCATCGAGACCGTCGGGGAGGTGGCGCACGCGGCGGGATCGCGGGCGCTGCTCCTGCAGATGACCACGAACCTCCTGCACAACGCCGTCGTGCACAACCTGCCCGACGGCGGCACCGTGCAGGTCACCACCGCCACCGGCGACGGCACCGCGACCCTGCGCGTGGAGAACACCGGCGAGCGGGTCCTGCCGCACGTGGTACCCACGCTCACCGAGCCGTTCCAGCGCGGCGGCGGACGCGCCCGTCACGGTCACGCCGGCGTCGGCCTGGGCCTCGCCATCGTCGACCGCATCGCGCGGGCGCACGAGGGCCGGCTCACCCTCTGCCCGGGCCCCGCGGGCGGGTTGACCGTCACGGTGGCCCTCCCCGAGGTCACCTTCGACCTATCTTCAACAGAACGTTGA
- a CDS encoding response regulator transcription factor codes for MRVLVVEDEPYMAEAIRDGLRLEAIAADIAADGDTALALLDVHAYDIAVLDRDIPGPSGDEVAAHIVASGSGMPILMLTAADRLDDKASGFELGADDYLTKPFELRELVLRLRALDRRRAQPRPPVREIAGLRLDPFRREVYRDGRYVALTRKQFAVLEVLVAAEGGVISAEELLERAWDAHADPFTNAVRITISALRKRLGEPWLIATVPGVGYRIDADPHGEGEDRGRG; via the coding sequence ATGCGCGTGCTGGTCGTCGAGGACGAGCCCTACATGGCCGAGGCGATCCGCGACGGCCTGCGGCTCGAGGCCATCGCGGCGGACATCGCCGCCGACGGCGACACCGCTCTGGCGCTGCTCGACGTGCACGCCTACGACATCGCCGTCCTCGACCGCGACATCCCCGGCCCCTCCGGTGACGAGGTCGCCGCCCACATCGTCGCGTCCGGCAGCGGCATGCCGATCCTGATGCTCACGGCGGCCGACCGGCTCGACGACAAGGCGTCGGGGTTCGAGCTCGGCGCCGACGACTACCTCACCAAGCCCTTCGAGCTGCGCGAGCTCGTGCTCCGGCTCCGCGCCCTCGACCGCCGGCGCGCCCAGCCCCGCCCGCCCGTGCGCGAGATCGCGGGGCTCCGCCTGGACCCGTTCCGCCGCGAGGTCTACCGCGACGGCCGCTACGTGGCGCTGACCCGCAAGCAGTTCGCCGTGCTCGAGGTCCTCGTCGCCGCCGAGGGCGGGGTCATCAGCGCCGAGGAGCTCCTCGAGCGGGCGTGGGACGCGCACGCCGACCCGTTCACCAACGCCGTGCGCATCACGATCTCAGCCCTCCGCAAGCGGCTCGGCGAACCCTGGCTGATCGCCACGGTCCCCGGCGTGGGGTACCGCATCGACGCCGACCCCCACGGGGAGGGGGAGGATCGGGGCCGTGGATAG